A single Lolium perenne isolate Kyuss_39 chromosome 6, Kyuss_2.0, whole genome shotgun sequence DNA region contains:
- the LOC127307280 gene encoding glucose-6-phosphate 1-dehydrogenase, cytoplasmic isoform, protein MSGGSGGSSPPSERISSSSLSDLKDLEISSESGCLSIVVLGASGDLAKKKTFPALFNLFQQGFLQAGEVHIFGYARSNISDDGLRERIRGYLKGASEEPLSQFLQLIKYVSGSYDSGEGFELLNKTISENETSKDSRRLFYLALPPSVYPSVCKMIRSYCMTPSSHGGWTRVIVEKPFGKDLDSAEELSTQLGELFSEEQLYRIDHYLGKELVQNLLVLRFANRLFLPLWNRDNIDNVQIVFREDFGTDGRGGYFDQYGIIRDIIQNHLLQVFCLVAMEKPVSLSPEHIRDEKVKVLQSVTSIKHDEVVLGQYDGYKDDPTVPNESNTPTFASVVLRVHNERWEGVPFILKAGKALGSKKAEIRVQFKDAPGDIFKCKKQGRNEFVIRLQPLESMYMKLTVKKPGLEMATEQSELDLSYGQRYQDTKIPEAYERLILDTIRGDQQHFVRRDELKAAWEIFTPLLHDIDAGKLKALPYEPGSRGPPEADELSKRMGYMQTLGYVWVPPTLAK, encoded by the exons ATGTCAGGCGGGTCGGGTGGATCTTCCCCGCCATCGGAGCGAATTAGCTCGAGTTCTCTGTCAGATCTGAAGGACCTGGAGATTTCTTCAGAGTCTGGCTGCTTGTCCATTGTTGTACTAGGTGCTTCTGGGGACCTTGCTAAGAAGAAAACTTTCCCGGCACTCTTTAACCTTTTCCAACAG GGATTTCTACAAGCTGGAGAAGTCCATATATTTGGGTATGCAAGATCAAATATTTCTGATGATGGGTTAAGAGAACGCATCCGTGG ATATCTCAAAGGAGCTTCAGAGGAACCTCTTTCACAATTTCTGCAATTA ATTAAATATGTTAGTGGTTCATATGATAGTGGGGAAGGATTTGAACTGCTAAACAAGACAATCTCTGAGAATGAAACATCAAAGGACTCCCGTAGACTATTTTATTTGGCATTGCCTCCGTCAGTCTACCCCTCAGTATGCAAAATGATAAGATCATACTGCATGACTCCAT CCTCTCATGGTGGTTGGACAAGGGTTATTGTTGAAAAGCCCTTCGGAAAGGATTTAGACTCTGCAGAGGAACTGAGTACCCAACTTGGAGAGCTTTTTAGTGAAGAACAACTATATAGAATTGACCACTATTTAGGGAAGGAGTTGGTCCAGAACCTG CTCGTGCTCCGCTTTGCAAATCGCTTATTTCTGCCCCTCTGGAATCGTGATAACATTGATAACGTACAG ATTGTATTCAGGGAGGACTTTGGAACTGATGGGCGTGGAGGATATTTTGATCAATATGG GATCATCCGGGATATCATTCAGAACCATTTGCTGCAG GTCTTCTGTTTGGTAGCCATGGAAAAGCCTGTCTCTCTTAGTCCTGAGCACATAAGAGATGAAAAAGTCAAG GTTCTGCAATCAGTGACCTCTATAAAGCATGACGAGGTAGTCCTTGGACAATATGATGGCTACAAGGATGATCCCACAGTGCCAAATGAATCCAACACACCTACATTTGCATCGGTCGTGCTGAGGGTACACAATGAGAGATGGGAAG GAGTTCCTTTCATCCTTAAGGCAGGTAAAGCACTGGGCTCTAAGAAAGCAGAGATACGTGTGCAATTCAAGGATGCTCCGGGTGATATTTTTAAAT GCAAGAAACAAGGGAGGAATGAATTTGTTATACGCCTGCAGCCATTGGAATCCATGTATATGAAATTAACT GTAAAGAAACCAGGGCTAGAAATGGCAACAGAACAAAGCGAACTGGATCTATCCTATGGGCAACGGTACCAAGATACGAAGATCCCAGAAGCGTATGAGCGCCTCATCTTGGACAC GATAAGAGGTGACCAGCAGCACTTTGTTCGCCGAGATGAGTTGAAG GCTGCCTGGGAGATCTTCACTCCTTTGTTGCACGACATCGATGCCGGCAAGCTGAAAGCCCTGCCATACGAACCAGGATCCCGGGGTCCTCCAGAGGCCGACGAACTGAGCAAGAGGATGGGGTATATGCAGACTCTTGGCTATGTTTGGGTACCTCCTACCCTTGCAAAATAG
- the LOC127307279 gene encoding F-box/kelch-repeat protein SKIP30, producing MVECTMVSTLLDGLPNEVALQCLARVPFISHPVLQLVSRSWRASVCSGELLNVRNQIGVTEELLCVLAFEPENIWQLYDPLRDKWITLPVMPSQIRNIARFGVASVAGKLYVIGGGSDRVDPLTGDHDTIFASNEVWSYDPLHRLWAQRAPMLVARAMFACCALDGKIIVAGGFTNCRKSISEAEIYDPEADTWESLPDLRQAHPSACSGLVIKDKMHVLHKGISTVQILEDGGNYWAVEDYHWLQGPMAMVCGELYVLSNSCIRKQHGENTSDKMVPCASGFQSRIAFGMIGLGESICLVGGVIGPGPRNQCIKPLSDVDILNVTSERPTWRQGSPMTRCRGSIAGCALLKI from the coding sequence ATGGTTGAGTGCACAATGGTGTCAACTTTACTTGATGGTCTTCCTAATGAAGTTGCTCTCCAGTGCCTTGCACGTGTCCCATTTATATCCCATCCCGTTCTTCAGCTGGTTTCCCGCTCTTGGAGAGCATCTGTTTGCAGTGGTGAGCTTCTGAATGTTAGGAATCAAATTGGCGTGACAGAAGAATTGCTATGTGTGTTAGCATTTGAACCTGAAAACATTTGGCAACTTTATGACCCTCTCCGAGACAAGTGGATAACTCTCCCTGTCATGCCGTCTCAGATTAGGAATATTGCCCGCTTTGGAGTGGCCTCTGTTGCTGGAAAACTCTATGTAATTGGTGGTGGCAGTGATAGAGTTGACCCACTTACTGGAGACCATGACACAATCTTTGCGAGCAATGAGGTCTGGTCTTATGATCCTCTCCACCGTTTGTGGGCCCAGAGGGCTCCAATGCTTGTAGCTCGAGCTATGTTTGCTTGTTGTGCATTGGATGGGAAGATAATTGTTGCAGGGGGCTTCACAAACTGCCGCAAATCAATATCAGAGGCCGAGATTTATGATCCTGAAGCTGACACCTGGGAGTCCCTTCCTGATCTCCGTCAGGCACACCCTTCTGCATGTTCTGGTCTTGTCATCAAGGATAAGATGCATGTATTGCATAAAGGGATATCGACAGTTCAGATTCTGGAAGATGGTGGCAATTATTGGGCTGTTGAGGACTACCATTGGCTGCAGGGTCCAATGGCAATGGTTTGTGGGGAGCTGTATGTGCTGAGCAACAGTTGCATTAGGAAGCAGCATGGGGAGAATACATCTGACAAGATGGTTCCATGTGCATCTGGATTCCAAAGCAGGATTGCATTTGGGATGATTGGTTTAGGAGAGAGCATATGTTTGGTTGGGGGAGTGATCGGGCCAGGGCCGAGAAATCAGTGCATTAAGCCACTGTCTGATGTTGATATCTTGAATGTCACAAGCGAGAGGCCAACTTGGCGACAAGGCTCACCGATGACGCGTTGTCGAGGGAGTATCGCTGGCTGTGCTCTACTGAAGATCTAG